One window of the Halobacillus litoralis genome contains the following:
- a CDS encoding BofC C-terminal domain-containing protein — protein sequence MKRWLLVAGAVMGLLVLSWAFVSNSQPEPLAAEDNSTQRIIQGKGSQSTDTVKTLVKPEPLKLKVILREHYIDGVTETTKKEETIWSMMDFWATYEDWTVEEQHIDTVVFQRHVEDISPLTKQQGYFGLTENGELAVFQGLPDNGKVMESFKPIPVKPLESKREKELETGIKIKDQRHFEQVLQQYSDEGEV from the coding sequence ATGAAGAGGTGGTTGTTGGTAGCGGGGGCAGTCATGGGCTTGTTAGTTTTAAGTTGGGCATTTGTTTCAAACTCCCAACCGGAGCCTTTAGCTGCTGAAGACAACTCTACACAGCGTATAATCCAAGGGAAAGGCAGTCAGAGCACAGACACTGTCAAAACTCTCGTGAAGCCTGAACCTTTGAAACTTAAGGTGATATTAAGAGAACATTATATAGACGGTGTAACAGAGACAACCAAAAAAGAAGAAACCATATGGTCCATGATGGATTTCTGGGCCACTTATGAAGATTGGACGGTAGAAGAACAGCATATAGATACAGTAGTCTTCCAAAGGCATGTAGAAGATATTTCTCCACTGACGAAGCAGCAAGGTTACTTCGGGCTGACAGAGAATGGAGAACTAGCTGTTTTTCAAGGTCTGCCGGATAATGGGAAAGTGATGGAATCCTTCAAGCCTATTCCTGTTAAACCCTTAGAGTCCAAACGGGAAAAAGAATTGGAAACAGGGATAAAAATCAAAGATCAACGACATTTTGAGCAAGTTCTCCAACAATACTCAGATGAAGGCGAAGTATAA
- the pheA gene encoding prephenate dehydratase: protein MSEQKIGYLGPKGTFTKMAVDALFDGGSYVSYDNIPACLDAVESGEIGTGVVPLENAIEGSVHLTIDYLVHQVSQSIIAELTVPIKQHLLVHNQHHGEEIAKVYSHSHAIAQCHQYLHKNYPGAELEYTASTGKAAEIVASAGPGVAAIGNHLAAEENGLKMLDAEIHDYDNNHTRFAVVQKTPHTLKVKDHPVSKHKTTVMVTLPKDYVGALHQVLAAFAWRKMNLSKIESRPMKTGLGNYFFLIDVDQPYDQVLFPGVQAELEALGCQLKVLGTYPSYQIDVPTPVQKA from the coding sequence ATGTCGGAACAAAAGATAGGATATTTAGGGCCTAAAGGTACTTTTACTAAAATGGCAGTCGACGCCCTTTTTGATGGAGGGTCCTATGTCAGCTATGATAATATTCCTGCTTGCTTGGATGCAGTAGAAAGTGGAGAAATAGGCACGGGGGTTGTACCATTAGAAAATGCAATTGAAGGCTCGGTTCATTTGACCATAGACTATTTAGTTCACCAGGTCAGCCAATCCATCATTGCAGAGCTTACGGTCCCCATTAAGCAGCATCTTCTTGTCCATAATCAACATCACGGGGAAGAAATTGCAAAGGTATATTCTCATAGTCATGCTATTGCCCAATGTCATCAGTATTTGCACAAAAACTATCCTGGAGCGGAATTAGAATATACAGCTTCTACAGGAAAGGCGGCTGAAATCGTTGCTTCCGCTGGTCCTGGGGTAGCAGCAATCGGAAATCACCTGGCCGCAGAAGAAAATGGCTTGAAGATGTTGGATGCTGAGATCCATGATTATGACAACAACCACACACGGTTTGCTGTCGTTCAAAAAACACCCCATACCTTGAAAGTGAAAGATCATCCTGTCAGCAAGCATAAGACGACGGTCATGGTCACCCTGCCAAAGGATTATGTAGGGGCATTGCATCAAGTACTGGCAGCGTTTGCCTGGAGAAAAATGAACTTATCCAAAATTGAGTCAAGACCAATGAAGACGGGTCTTGGCAACTATTTCTTCTTAATAGATGTAGACCAACCATACGATCAAGTCCTGTTTCCTGGCGTTCAGGCAGAGCTTGAGGCGTTAGGATGTCAGCTGAAGGTCCTCGGTACTTATCCAAGTTACCAAATTGACGTTCCGACGCCTGTCCAAAAAGCATAA
- the rplU gene encoding 50S ribosomal protein L21 yields the protein MYAIIETGGKQVKVEKGQEIYVEKMDVEAGGSVTFDKVLFVGGDNTKVGAPFVDGASVTAKVEKQGLQKKLTVFKYKPKKNYKRKQGHRQPYTKLVVEDINA from the coding sequence ATGTACGCAATTATTGAAACTGGTGGTAAACAAGTGAAAGTTGAGAAAGGCCAGGAGATTTACGTTGAGAAAATGGACGTAGAAGCTGGTGGTTCTGTTACTTTTGACAAAGTTCTTTTCGTAGGTGGAGATAACACGAAAGTGGGCGCTCCTTTTGTTGATGGTGCTTCTGTAACGGCTAAAGTTGAGAAACAAGGCCTTCAAAAGAAATTGACTGTCTTCAAATATAAGCCTAAAAAGAACTACAAGCGTAAACAAGGTCATCGTCAGCCATACACGAAACTTGTCGTTGAAGATATCAACGCGTAA
- the nadE gene encoding NAD(+) synthase encodes MEQNVIKIVSWLQKQVEQANVDGLLVGVSGGIDSAVVANLIKRACPESSLGVVMPCKSQSDDQKHATSVLKACGLPSITVDLTETHEVMFSNIQQQLKSTNQLDENQLKLADANLRARLRMSTLYTVATNHKYLVVGTDNAAEWYTGYFTKYGDGGVDLVPLVNLTKGEVREMAEYLGVPGEVIHKQPSAGLWEGQTDENEMGTSYANIDRHLEGKEIPEKDREIIEAMHTRSAHKRQLPPAPPK; translated from the coding sequence GTGGAACAAAATGTGATCAAGATAGTATCGTGGCTTCAAAAACAGGTCGAACAAGCGAATGTAGATGGACTGCTAGTCGGTGTCAGTGGCGGAATCGATTCTGCAGTTGTAGCGAATTTAATTAAAAGAGCATGCCCTGAAAGCTCTCTGGGAGTCGTCATGCCTTGTAAAAGCCAATCAGATGATCAAAAACATGCAACAAGTGTTTTGAAAGCATGTGGTCTACCTTCCATAACAGTGGATTTGACCGAAACGCACGAAGTGATGTTTTCGAACATCCAACAGCAATTGAAAAGCACCAATCAACTAGATGAAAACCAATTGAAATTGGCTGATGCAAACTTGCGAGCGCGCTTGAGGATGAGCACGCTTTATACGGTGGCGACCAATCATAAATATTTAGTGGTAGGAACAGATAATGCTGCTGAATGGTACACTGGCTATTTTACAAAGTATGGCGATGGAGGCGTGGACCTTGTTCCACTTGTGAATCTTACTAAAGGGGAAGTCCGTGAAATGGCTGAGTATCTTGGTGTCCCTGGTGAAGTCATTCATAAACAGCCAAGTGCAGGTTTGTGGGAAGGTCAAACAGATGAAAATGAGATGGGAACCAGTTACGCGAATATCGATCGTCACCTTGAAGGGAAGGAAATTCCTGAGAAAGACCGTGAAATCATAGAAGCCATGCACACACGTTCGGCTCATAAACGACAGCTGCCGCCTGCTCCTCCTAAATAA
- a CDS encoding ribosomal-processing cysteine protease Prp, with protein sequence MINVSMFRSQGSITGFEISGHAESGPYGHDLVCAAVSAVSFGTVNAIMSLCEFEPHVEQGGESGYIKITLPDDLKIPDHSKAQTLLEGMQVSLETIEHDYDQYIKISHR encoded by the coding sequence ATGATTAATGTATCTATGTTTCGCTCACAAGGTTCCATCACAGGCTTTGAAATATCCGGACATGCAGAGAGTGGTCCTTATGGACATGATCTCGTATGTGCAGCCGTTTCAGCTGTATCTTTTGGGACAGTGAATGCCATTATGAGCCTATGTGAATTCGAACCTCATGTTGAACAGGGCGGAGAAAGTGGTTACATAAAAATCACTTTGCCGGATGATCTCAAAATACCGGATCATTCGAAAGCTCAGACCCTTTTAGAAGGCATGCAGGTGTCATTGGAAACGATTGAACATGATTACGATCAATATATTAAAATTTCCCATCGATAA
- a CDS encoding ACT domain-containing protein, with product MADYNEKFYLVRSDILPEAMMKTIDAKALLERGKVESIFDAVQKVGLSRSAFYKYRDAVFPFQAMVKEQMITLFFHLEDRKGTLSNLLMTVAESGCNVLTIHQTIPLQGKANVTLSLNTSGMVDSIEKLLQQLHKLDFVDRVEILSTGA from the coding sequence ATGGCGGATTATAATGAAAAGTTTTATTTAGTCCGTAGTGATATTCTCCCTGAGGCAATGATGAAGACGATAGATGCTAAAGCGCTGCTCGAAAGGGGCAAGGTGGAATCGATTTTTGATGCTGTCCAAAAGGTCGGCTTGTCGCGAAGCGCCTTTTATAAATACCGGGATGCAGTCTTTCCCTTTCAGGCGATGGTGAAAGAACAGATGATTACTTTATTCTTCCATTTGGAGGATAGAAAAGGGACATTGTCGAACTTGCTGATGACAGTGGCAGAATCAGGTTGCAATGTCCTTACGATTCATCAAACCATCCCTTTACAAGGGAAAGCGAATGTCACTCTTTCCTTGAATACCTCGGGAATGGTTGATAGTATAGAGAAACTTTTGCAACAACTGCATAAGTTAGACTTTGTCGATCGGGTAGAAATATTAAGTACAGGAGCTTAA
- the obgE gene encoding GTPase ObgE: MFVDQVKVFVKGGDGGNGLVAYRREKYVPMGGPAGGDGGDGGNVIFEVDEGLNTLMDFRYQHHFKAARGQNGMNQKQHGKNAEPLVVNVPPGTIVKAADSDKVIADLTEHKQRAVIAKGGRGGRGNARFTSARNPAPEIAENGEPGEELDVVVELKLLADVGLVGFPSVGKSTLLSVVTAAKPKTADYHFTTLSPNLGVVESQDQRSFVMADLPGLIEGAHEGIGLGHQFLRHVERTRLLLHVIDMSGMEGRDPYEDYVTINNELSSYDQRLENRPQIIIANKMDMPDSEEHLQFFKEQLGDKEVEIYPISTLKREGIDELLYAVADLLDQIPKQEEQVEEVDERVIYKYEKEEAPFKITRADDGAYVLYGEKIESLFKRTDFSTDQSINRFARQMRSMGVDEALRKRGAKDGDTVRLLDYEFEFVD; the protein is encoded by the coding sequence ATGTTTGTCGATCAGGTCAAAGTATTTGTAAAAGGCGGCGACGGTGGAAATGGTCTAGTTGCTTACCGTCGTGAAAAATATGTGCCAATGGGTGGTCCAGCTGGCGGCGATGGCGGCGACGGTGGAAACGTCATATTTGAAGTCGATGAGGGTCTTAATACATTAATGGATTTCCGTTATCAGCACCATTTTAAAGCAGCTAGAGGGCAAAATGGTATGAATCAGAAGCAGCATGGTAAAAATGCTGAACCACTGGTAGTCAACGTACCACCAGGAACTATAGTCAAAGCAGCTGATTCGGATAAAGTGATTGCTGACTTGACTGAGCACAAGCAGCGAGCTGTTATTGCCAAAGGGGGCCGTGGTGGTCGTGGGAATGCCCGTTTTACAAGTGCGCGTAACCCGGCGCCTGAAATTGCTGAAAATGGCGAACCAGGAGAAGAATTGGATGTAGTCGTGGAATTGAAGTTGTTGGCGGATGTCGGATTAGTAGGGTTTCCAAGTGTAGGAAAATCGACATTATTGTCTGTAGTCACCGCAGCTAAGCCCAAAACTGCAGATTACCACTTTACAACCTTATCTCCTAATTTGGGGGTTGTAGAAAGTCAGGATCAACGTAGTTTCGTTATGGCTGACTTACCCGGATTGATAGAGGGAGCTCATGAAGGGATAGGCCTTGGGCATCAATTCTTACGACATGTAGAGCGGACAAGATTATTACTTCACGTCATAGATATGTCAGGGATGGAAGGCCGCGATCCTTATGAAGATTATGTGACCATCAACAATGAGTTATCTTCTTATGATCAGCGTCTTGAAAACCGACCGCAGATTATTATTGCGAACAAAATGGATATGCCAGACTCCGAAGAACACCTTCAATTTTTTAAAGAACAATTAGGCGATAAAGAGGTAGAGATTTATCCTATTTCTACTTTGAAAAGAGAAGGTATAGATGAATTGTTATATGCAGTAGCCGATCTTCTTGATCAGATTCCGAAGCAAGAAGAGCAAGTGGAGGAAGTAGACGAACGCGTTATTTACAAGTATGAAAAAGAAGAAGCACCATTTAAAATCACGCGTGCAGATGATGGAGCCTATGTTTTATATGGTGAAAAAATCGAATCCTTGTTTAAGAGAACAGACTTCTCAACAGATCAATCCATCAATCGATTCGCCCGTCAAATGCGAAGCATGGGTGTGGATGAAGCGCTTAGGAAACGCGGCGCTAAAGACGGAGATACTGTTCGACTGCTTGATTACGAATTTGAATTTGTCGATTAA
- a CDS encoding site-2 protease family protein: protein MKVLKLRETIHIHPLFFLLAISAFLTGAIYEFIVIFSIVFIHELGHFLVAKHYNWRITKMEIWLFGGAVVSEEHNTRPFKEQVHVILAGPFQHVWIFVLLFIIQFTAGPHSLISTAVLYNGIILLFNLLPIWPLDGGKLLFYISNQLLTLRQSQIVTLMFSLGIMFIAGGWLFLESRWTLATILLTAFLFIENGLEWKRRSYTQMRYLLYCAYQERPPMKTKYIKVEQDTLVRDVLKNIRCNCHHKYVLKQPPRFYIVDEQECLRAFFERKQAQLRIRDIQKVAL from the coding sequence ATGAAGGTTCTTAAATTACGAGAAACCATCCATATTCACCCCCTTTTCTTTTTGCTGGCCATCTCTGCATTTTTAACAGGTGCAATCTATGAATTTATTGTTATATTTTCAATCGTTTTCATCCATGAACTTGGACATTTTTTGGTGGCTAAACATTATAACTGGCGGATAACAAAGATGGAAATATGGCTCTTCGGTGGGGCGGTGGTCAGCGAAGAGCACAACACGCGTCCATTTAAAGAACAAGTCCACGTCATACTTGCAGGTCCGTTTCAGCATGTTTGGATTTTCGTTCTGCTCTTCATCATTCAATTTACAGCAGGTCCGCATTCTTTAATCTCGACGGCTGTCCTTTACAATGGCATCATCCTCCTCTTCAATCTTCTGCCGATTTGGCCTTTGGATGGAGGGAAGCTTCTCTTTTATATCTCCAATCAGCTATTAACTTTACGTCAGAGTCAAATTGTCACTCTGATGTTTTCGCTGGGGATCATGTTTATCGCTGGTGGGTGGCTGTTTCTGGAAAGCCGCTGGACTCTTGCAACAATACTTCTCACCGCTTTTTTGTTCATTGAAAATGGTTTGGAATGGAAGAGGCGCTCCTATACACAGATGAGATACTTACTTTATTGTGCTTATCAAGAGCGTCCACCAATGAAAACGAAATATATTAAAGTTGAACAAGACACGCTTGTCAGGGATGTTTTGAAGAATATCCGCTGCAACTGCCATCACAAGTATGTCTTGAAACAGCCGCCTCGTTTCTATATAGTAGATGAACAAGAGTGTCTTCGAGCTTTCTTTGAAAGGAAGCAGGCTCAGCTTAGAATAAGGGACATTCAAAAAGTCGCTTTATAA
- a CDS encoding Spo0B domain-containing protein — MDEKEIIALLRHKRHDWMNQIQLIQGYASLRNQDRLMVQIEEVKEEAEEERKLLNSDAEQFPLWLFTFNWVHRSYRIRYFLKEEVDLSRHDHKLKAYAKRMLELMDGHIEEDELYEGTVTIYVGGQAAVGMSWEWDGPFRHPADLKKKLNEEGFIATIFDSRELSIEMTIE; from the coding sequence ATGGACGAAAAAGAAATCATTGCACTACTCAGACATAAGCGTCATGACTGGATGAATCAAATTCAACTGATTCAAGGCTATGCTTCATTAAGAAATCAGGATCGATTAATGGTACAAATTGAAGAAGTGAAAGAGGAGGCGGAAGAAGAGCGGAAATTGTTGAACAGTGATGCTGAACAGTTCCCCCTCTGGTTGTTTACATTCAATTGGGTACATAGGTCATACCGAATCAGGTATTTCTTGAAAGAAGAAGTTGATTTATCCCGTCATGATCATAAGCTTAAAGCTTATGCAAAACGGATGCTGGAACTGATGGATGGGCATATAGAAGAAGATGAACTTTATGAAGGTACAGTTACGATTTATGTAGGTGGACAAGCTGCAGTGGGGATGAGTTGGGAATGGGATGGCCCTTTCCGTCATCCAGCTGACTTGAAAAAGAAATTAAACGAAGAAGGATTCATTGCAACAATATTTGATAGTAGAGAACTTTCTATCGAGATGACGATAGAATGA
- the rpmA gene encoding 50S ribosomal protein L27 yields MLRLDLQFFAQKKGVGSTKNGRDSESKRLGAKRADGQQVTGGSILYRQRGTKVYPGANVGRGGDDTLFAKVDGVVKFERYGRDRKKVSVYPVAQEA; encoded by the coding sequence ATGCTACGTCTTGATTTGCAGTTTTTCGCCCAGAAGAAGGGTGTAGGTAGTACAAAAAACGGCCGTGATTCCGAGTCTAAACGTCTTGGAGCTAAACGTGCAGACGGACAACAAGTAACTGGTGGTTCTATCCTTTACCGTCAACGCGGAACTAAGGTTTACCCAGGTGCTAACGTTGGCCGTGGTGGAGATGACACATTGTTCGCGAAAGTGGATGGTGTCGTTAAATTCGAACGTTACGGACGTGACCGTAAAAAAGTCAGCGTTTATCCTGTAGCACAGGAAGCGTAA
- a CDS encoding YhcN/YlaJ family sporulation lipoprotein, whose product MWKIIFMYLMVCTTLLACQAEDAAEPEPKEEESFYEPLEYKADEGVKRRGKIPTGKDSYFKRTAEEEFKNSRYNQTNRSHDNDFNNEDAMEIVEKVHELEEVTMAQAFSTDDHVYIAVMVNPYDRRDQSVPEKIQTKVEELTDKKVTIYTNNNNWDHMKDLNSRLKASQAPDRLKNQIRDFFKQQ is encoded by the coding sequence ATGTGGAAAATAATATTTATGTATTTAATGGTTTGTACCACCTTATTAGCTTGTCAAGCTGAAGATGCAGCTGAACCAGAACCAAAAGAAGAGGAGTCCTTTTATGAACCTTTGGAATACAAAGCGGATGAAGGCGTAAAAAGAAGAGGGAAGATTCCAACTGGGAAAGATAGTTATTTTAAGCGTACAGCAGAGGAAGAATTTAAAAATTCCCGTTATAATCAAACGAACCGCTCCCATGATAATGACTTTAATAACGAAGATGCAATGGAAATCGTTGAGAAGGTTCATGAATTAGAAGAGGTGACAATGGCACAGGCTTTTTCCACGGATGATCATGTATATATAGCCGTTATGGTCAATCCTTATGATAGAAGAGATCAATCTGTTCCAGAGAAGATCCAGACAAAGGTTGAAGAGCTGACCGATAAAAAAGTGACAATCTATACAAACAACAACAATTGGGATCATATGAAAGATTTGAATAGCCGCTTGAAAGCATCTCAAGCTCCGGATCGGCTTAAAAACCAAATCAGGGATTTCTTCAAACAACAGTAG
- a CDS encoding ribonuclease E/G, whose product MRKLFIHTKTTEKTGVVIEQGKIQEYVVDRPGVKVISGAIFCGKVIRVDQGLQAAFIDIGVGREAFLRKETIPWCEDEISSAVKVGEFLFVQGIKEEIGHKGAQVSADLTIPGLYVIYQPYGNKVSLSKKLGAESKEKLETALRPFLGGMEGVIIRTAADVADLTVVEEELLLLKEQWEEIIKDNDKKAGLLWYEPLLPNQLMRRYPISSMEKIIVDDASVVQYLKKQFPSASANIEWKKNGSQEMPISINSLEEQITEPIVELDKGIQIVIDHTEAMTVIDVNSHKYKGKAFSNSQAFQVNMEAAEEIQRQIRLRNISGIIIIDFISMKDSSKEKHLLSEMKKLLKKDVVKTTVFGITRLGLLEMTRKRDWASPVSLLAEERESSFTMETSVYRLERDLLEASSSEAEAYLVAVHPDLNDIKKQLLSEPISSKIPQELFVRQDSTIQSYQIELGGSLDMIRDAVQRRGYHVDNLF is encoded by the coding sequence ATGAGGAAGCTGTTCATACATACAAAAACAACTGAAAAGACTGGTGTGGTCATTGAACAAGGGAAAATCCAAGAATATGTGGTAGATCGGCCCGGAGTGAAAGTGATTTCGGGCGCTATTTTTTGTGGAAAAGTCATTCGTGTGGATCAAGGGTTGCAAGCTGCCTTCATCGATATAGGTGTGGGACGGGAAGCCTTTTTGCGAAAAGAAACCATTCCTTGGTGTGAAGATGAAATTTCCTCAGCAGTGAAGGTTGGGGAATTTTTGTTTGTTCAGGGAATCAAAGAAGAAATTGGTCATAAGGGAGCTCAGGTTTCTGCAGACCTTACTATCCCCGGGCTTTATGTTATATATCAACCTTACGGGAATAAAGTATCACTTTCAAAAAAGCTGGGAGCTGAATCGAAAGAAAAACTAGAAACGGCCCTCCGTCCTTTTTTGGGAGGCATGGAAGGTGTAATCATCAGAACAGCGGCTGATGTAGCCGATCTTACCGTAGTTGAAGAAGAACTCTTATTATTAAAAGAACAGTGGGAAGAAATAATAAAAGACAATGACAAAAAGGCGGGGCTGTTATGGTATGAGCCTCTCCTTCCGAATCAGCTGATGAGAAGATACCCTATCTCCTCAATGGAAAAGATAATCGTGGACGACGCGAGTGTCGTGCAATACTTGAAGAAGCAATTTCCGTCAGCATCTGCAAATATAGAGTGGAAAAAGAATGGTTCACAGGAAATGCCTATCTCTATAAATTCACTTGAGGAGCAGATCACGGAACCGATTGTGGAGCTTGATAAAGGTATACAGATAGTCATCGATCATACGGAAGCGATGACCGTCATTGATGTGAATAGTCACAAATATAAAGGGAAGGCTTTCTCTAACTCTCAGGCGTTTCAAGTAAATATGGAGGCTGCTGAAGAAATCCAGCGGCAAATTCGATTAAGAAATATTTCCGGAATTATCATCATCGATTTTATCTCCATGAAAGATTCTTCTAAAGAAAAACATCTGCTTTCTGAAATGAAAAAGCTATTGAAAAAAGATGTTGTCAAAACGACTGTATTTGGAATCACACGTTTGGGTTTATTAGAAATGACCAGGAAAAGGGATTGGGCGAGTCCGGTCTCTTTATTGGCTGAGGAGCGGGAGTCATCTTTCACAATGGAAACATCGGTTTATCGTCTTGAACGCGATTTATTGGAAGCTTCGTCAAGCGAGGCAGAAGCTTATCTGGTTGCTGTCCATCCAGACTTGAACGACATAAAAAAACAATTGCTTTCTGAGCCGATCTCTAGTAAAATTCCACAGGAGCTGTTTGTTAGACAGGATTCTACAATCCAGAGCTATCAAATAGAGCTTGGAGGGTCTTTGGACATGATCCGGGATGCTGTTCAGCGCCGCGGATATCATGTTGACAACTTGTTTTGA
- a CDS encoding phosphotransferase — MKAERRKGDSYTDRLFHWLQMEEKLPIEYEKTIKPKVYKIRFQNKPFILKGYRRLHVIQQQIEFFQHWNYAYKIAARPFPFENGVYTKSKLGCDWSLFERIEGRHAEFDNHNDRKKAVQILHQFHRTTKGIAVLSIPKDPLYVKWEKRLEHFEETRDIFSDFRKKGMYQELRSCMMDRLEKFSAHPWGEIEEKAWENHEWLHGDVAHHNFIISPDKSIKLIDFDLLHTGPRIYDHIQLAQRFLPYVESQRSTLLKYFPHIKDRDIWWEGVLVPADLLREWLYGYRQSLREESTLIRHMRKLEKSWETRKKFVRYAEHML; from the coding sequence ATGAAAGCTGAACGACGGAAGGGCGATTCATATACGGATCGCCTTTTTCATTGGCTGCAAATGGAAGAAAAGCTGCCTATCGAATATGAAAAAACGATTAAACCCAAGGTATATAAAATCCGTTTTCAGAATAAGCCATTCATATTGAAAGGGTATCGAAGGTTACATGTCATCCAGCAGCAAATAGAGTTTTTCCAACATTGGAATTATGCATATAAAATTGCTGCCCGACCTTTTCCGTTTGAAAATGGTGTGTACACGAAAAGTAAGCTGGGATGTGACTGGTCTTTGTTCGAAAGAATAGAGGGAAGGCATGCAGAATTTGACAATCACAATGACCGCAAGAAAGCCGTGCAAATTCTTCACCAATTCCACCGGACGACCAAGGGAATTGCGGTACTCTCTATCCCAAAAGACCCTCTGTATGTGAAATGGGAAAAACGGCTTGAGCACTTTGAAGAAACGAGAGATATCTTCTCAGACTTCAGAAAAAAAGGGATGTACCAGGAATTGAGGTCTTGTATGATGGACCGTCTTGAAAAGTTTTCGGCTCACCCCTGGGGGGAGATTGAAGAAAAAGCCTGGGAAAATCATGAGTGGCTGCATGGGGATGTGGCACATCATAACTTTATCATCAGTCCTGACAAAAGCATCAAGTTAATCGATTTCGATCTTTTGCATACAGGGCCGAGGATTTATGATCACATTCAATTAGCACAAAGATTTCTTCCTTATGTAGAAAGCCAGCGGTCTACCTTACTTAAATATTTTCCCCATATAAAAGACCGCGATATTTGGTGGGAGGGAGTCCTGGTCCCTGCTGATTTATTAAGGGAATGGCTTTATGGATATAGACAAAGTTTAAGGGAAGAATCCACTCTCATCCGTCACATGCGTAAATTGGAGAAATCGTGGGAGACCCGGAAGAAGTTTGTCCGATATGCTGAACATATGCTATGA
- a CDS encoding YebC/PmpR family DNA-binding transcriptional regulator, whose amino-acid sequence MAGHSKWSNIKHRKGAQDKKRGKLFMKLAREIFMAAKQGGGDPDTNPPLRIAVDKARSNNMPNDNVDRAIKKATGDLDGVNYEEYTYEGYGPGGVAVMVKVLTDNKNRTAADVRHAFNKNEGNLGENGCVAFMFNRSGYLVIDRPSMEADEESVMLEAIEAGAEEMETTAERFEIYTEPESFSDVKASLETSGYEFVTSEVTMIPETYTELDEEGVEKMLKLIDMLEDNDDVQEVYHNLDADESILEKLA is encoded by the coding sequence ATGGCTGGCCATTCAAAATGGAGTAATATCAAGCATCGGAAAGGTGCTCAAGACAAAAAGCGGGGAAAACTTTTCATGAAGCTTGCCCGTGAAATTTTCATGGCAGCGAAACAAGGTGGGGGGGATCCGGATACGAACCCTCCTTTGCGTATAGCTGTCGATAAAGCGAGATCCAACAATATGCCGAATGACAACGTGGATCGTGCGATTAAGAAAGCCACGGGCGATTTAGATGGTGTCAATTATGAAGAATATACGTACGAAGGGTACGGGCCCGGCGGTGTAGCCGTCATGGTAAAAGTGTTGACGGATAATAAAAACCGTACAGCGGCGGATGTCCGACATGCATTCAATAAAAATGAAGGGAACCTTGGGGAAAATGGTTGTGTAGCATTCATGTTCAATCGTTCAGGCTACCTGGTCATTGACCGTCCCTCGATGGAAGCTGACGAAGAATCGGTTATGCTGGAGGCTATTGAAGCAGGAGCAGAGGAAATGGAAACAACAGCCGAAAGATTTGAAATCTATACAGAGCCTGAATCCTTTTCAGATGTCAAAGCTTCCTTAGAAACAAGTGGGTATGAGTTCGTTACAAGCGAAGTGACGATGATACCCGAGACTTATACCGAACTTGATGAAGAAGGCGTTGAAAAAATGCTTAAATTGATTGATATGCTTGAAGATAATGATGACGTCCAGGAAGTCTATCATAATCTTGATGCCGATGAATCGATTCTGGAAAAATTAGCGTAA